In the Muricauda sp. MAR_2010_75 genome, one interval contains:
- the uvrC gene encoding excinuclease ABC subunit UvrC: MSNPSINVQISVLPNDPGVYQFYDADGKILYVGKAKNLKKRVSSYFNKKQEYGKTRVLVKKIHSIKHIVVPTESDALLLENNLIKKLKPRYNVMLRDDKSYPWICIKNERFPRVFPTRKLIKDGSEYYGPYTSMKTVRTLLDLVKSLYPLRTCNYDLSEEKITAGKYKVCLEYHLGNCLGPCEGLQSEGEYHGHIEDIRQIIKGNLKNSIQTFKQQMKAFAEQMEFEKAQRIKEKIDVLENYQAKSTVVNPKINNVDVFSIVSDETHGYVNFLQLSHGSIVRSHTLEIKKKLDETDEELLQLAITEIRQRFNSQSKEIYLPFPVAVEDSIKVSFPKLGDKRRILELSERNARFYRQDRLKQIKITDPDRHTKRIMAQMKADLRLSKEPTHIECFDNSNIQGSNPVAACVVFKNGKPSKKDYRHFNIKTVEGPDDFASMEEVVFRRYKRLLNEEEPLPQLIVIDGGKGQLSSALKSLEALGLRGKIAIIGIAKRLEEIYFPDDPVPLYLDKRSETLKIIQQLRNEAHRFGITHHRNKRSKGAIGSELESIEGIGKKTAEQLLKNFKSVKRIKEATIESLAESVGMAKAKKIYKSFH, encoded by the coding sequence ATGTCCAACCCATCCATCAATGTCCAAATCAGTGTACTGCCCAATGATCCGGGTGTGTACCAATTTTATGATGCCGATGGTAAAATTCTATATGTGGGCAAGGCCAAGAACCTTAAAAAGCGAGTGTCTTCGTATTTCAACAAAAAGCAGGAGTATGGAAAAACCCGGGTCTTGGTCAAAAAAATACACAGTATTAAGCACATTGTGGTTCCCACGGAGTCCGATGCCCTGCTGTTGGAGAACAACCTGATCAAAAAGCTGAAGCCCAGGTATAATGTAATGCTCAGGGACGATAAATCCTACCCTTGGATCTGCATTAAAAATGAGCGCTTTCCCCGAGTCTTTCCAACCCGGAAACTCATCAAGGATGGATCGGAATATTATGGCCCCTACACCAGCATGAAAACGGTAAGGACCCTATTGGATTTGGTAAAAAGCCTCTATCCATTGAGAACATGCAACTATGACCTGTCCGAAGAAAAAATTACAGCAGGAAAGTACAAGGTATGTCTAGAATACCACTTGGGCAACTGTTTGGGGCCCTGTGAAGGACTGCAAAGCGAGGGTGAATATCACGGACATATTGAAGACATTAGACAGATCATAAAAGGAAATTTAAAAAACTCCATACAGACCTTTAAACAACAAATGAAGGCTTTTGCGGAGCAAATGGAGTTTGAAAAGGCACAGCGTATCAAGGAAAAAATAGATGTGCTGGAAAACTATCAGGCCAAATCTACGGTGGTCAACCCCAAGATCAACAATGTGGATGTGTTCAGTATTGTATCCGACGAGACCCATGGTTACGTTAACTTTTTACAACTTTCACATGGTTCCATTGTTCGGTCACATACCCTGGAAATCAAGAAAAAACTGGATGAGACCGATGAGGAATTGTTGCAATTGGCCATTACGGAGATCCGGCAGCGGTTCAACTCGCAATCCAAAGAGATTTATCTGCCTTTTCCGGTTGCTGTGGAAGACAGTATAAAAGTAAGCTTCCCAAAATTGGGAGATAAGCGCAGGATTTTGGAACTTTCTGAACGCAATGCCCGTTTTTATCGCCAGGACCGACTTAAACAAATCAAAATAACGGATCCGGACAGGCATACCAAAAGAATTATGGCCCAGATGAAAGCGGACCTTAGGCTTTCCAAGGAGCCCACCCATATTGAATGTTTTGACAATTCCAACATTCAAGGAAGCAACCCTGTGGCCGCTTGTGTTGTCTTTAAGAATGGAAAGCCCTCCAAAAAGGACTATCGGCATTTCAATATAAAAACAGTGGAGGGCCCAGATGATTTTGCAAGTATGGAAGAAGTGGTCTTTAGGCGGTACAAAAGATTGCTCAATGAAGAGGAACCTCTGCCCCAGCTTATTGTTATTGATGGGGGAAAAGGGCAACTGTCATCTGCGCTAAAAAGTTTGGAAGCACTTGGGCTTCGGGGCAAGATAGCCATCATTGGCATTGCCAAACGGTTGGAAGAGATTTATTTTCCAGATGACCCGGTCCCGTTGTATTTGGACAAAAGGTCGGAAACCTTAAAAATAATACAGCAACTCAGAAATGAGGCGCACCGTTTTGGGATTACCCATCACAGGAACAAAAGAAGCAAAGGGGCCATTGGTTCGGAACTGGAGAGCATTGAGGGCATTGGCAAAAAGACGGCCGAACAATTGTTGAAGAACTTTAAATCGGTAAAAAGAATAAAAGAGGCCACCATTGAGAGTCTAGCCGAATCGGTAGGAATGGCAAAGGCAAAAAAAATCTATAAATCCTTTCACTGA
- a CDS encoding 5-formyltetrahydrofolate cyclo-ligase codes for MLKHELRKKYKNLRAGLTHSEISDLSMDLANHVLQIPVWDFFYFHIFLSIEENKEVDTLPLITLLQGKDKHVVIPKTLGANALENYLLTDSTVIKKNNWGIPEPVDGILVPENKIDVVFIPLLAFDLHGNRVGYGKGFYDTFLRKCRKETLKIGLSLFEPEENDITDVHENDVRLDYCITPEKTYKF; via the coding sequence ATGTTGAAACATGAACTAAGAAAAAAATACAAAAATCTGAGAGCGGGACTTACTCATTCCGAAATTTCAGATTTGAGTATGGATTTAGCAAATCATGTACTTCAAATCCCTGTTTGGGATTTTTTTTATTTCCATATCTTCTTGAGCATCGAGGAAAACAAAGAAGTGGACACACTCCCCCTCATTACCCTACTCCAGGGAAAAGACAAACATGTGGTCATTCCAAAAACGCTTGGTGCAAACGCTTTGGAAAATTATTTGTTGACCGATAGTACGGTAATCAAAAAAAACAATTGGGGCATTCCAGAGCCTGTAGACGGAATTCTGGTCCCAGAAAACAAAATTGATGTTGTCTTTATTCCGCTCTTGGCATTTGATCTTCACGGAAACCGCGTGGGTTATGGAAAAGGCTTTTACGATACTTTTTTACGGAAATGCAGAAAAGAGACCCTTAAAATTGGACTTTCTTTATTTGAACCCGAAGAAAATGACATTACCGATGTCCATGAAAATGACGTAAGGCTGGATTACTGCATTACTCCAGAAAAGACCTATAAATTTTGA
- a CDS encoding lipoprotein signal peptidase yields the protein MNLKKSLIIIVLILLVDQISKVYIKTHFILGESHDVLGWFKILFIENEGAAWGTKLSDLLPISESIGKLVLTIFRIFAVFGIGYWLWDIVKKQSPRTLILAVSLIFAGALGNIIDSVFYGIIFDHSNGQVATLFSNEPYGSLFHGKVVDMLYFPLIDTTWPDWVPSVGGQRFRFFEPVFNIADTAISTGVGILIVFNKKAFPKKAEQPKEVVDQNL from the coding sequence ATGAATCTAAAGAAATCCCTCATAATCATTGTATTGATACTCCTAGTGGACCAAATAAGCAAGGTCTACATCAAGACCCATTTTATTTTGGGGGAATCCCACGATGTTTTGGGGTGGTTCAAAATACTTTTTATTGAAAATGAGGGTGCTGCTTGGGGAACCAAACTAAGCGATTTACTGCCCATTTCAGAATCGATTGGAAAGCTTGTACTGACCATATTCCGGATTTTTGCCGTTTTTGGCATAGGTTATTGGTTGTGGGACATCGTTAAAAAGCAATCCCCCAGGACCCTTATCTTGGCGGTATCGCTCATTTTTGCAGGGGCTTTGGGAAATATTATTGATTCCGTTTTTTATGGGATTATTTTTGACCACAGCAACGGACAAGTGGCTACGCTCTTTTCCAATGAACCTTATGGAAGTCTGTTTCATGGAAAGGTAGTGGACATGCTCTATTTTCCGTTGATTGATACTACATGGCCCGATTGGGTTCCTTCAGTTGGCGGACAACGGTTCCGATTTTTTGAGCCCGTTTTTAACATTGCAGATACGGCCATCAGTACCGGAGTGGGCATATTGATTGTCTTCAACAAGAAGGCTTTTCCAAAAAAAGCGGAACAACCAAAGGAAGTGGTAGATCAAAATTTATAG